The Hahella sp. HNIBRBA332 genome window below encodes:
- a CDS encoding LysR family transcriptional regulator, which translates to MRNIDLNLLVIFDAIMTENSISGAAERLSMTQPAVSNAVARMRQVWNDPLFVKNGRGIQPTTHALSLWHQVSGPLIQLKDAVNPQDFDPSSTRRRFRVGMSDITTDLIWLPMRRMVETEAPNIDLHAVPANGNNSESILTNGEVDIIVGVMQEFRTSFRNDFLFESDYVCAMRKDHPLAAEPLTLEKYLKADHLLVSLTGEATGFVDITLSQQGLSRRVAMTVNHFASVPALLEGSDLISIVPNMVIAKGAKCGSLHVTKPPLEIRPTPVSMIWHARHDRDPGVLWLREKIKFFTIAEWLKYLPSCCPQVCHLHPWEDVTEEGEEATMD; encoded by the coding sequence ATGCGTAATATAGATTTGAATTTGCTCGTTATTTTCGACGCCATCATGACCGAAAACTCCATTAGCGGCGCGGCGGAGCGGCTTTCCATGACCCAGCCGGCGGTGTCCAATGCGGTGGCGCGCATGCGTCAGGTCTGGAACGATCCCTTGTTCGTGAAAAACGGACGTGGTATCCAGCCCACCACCCACGCGCTCAGCCTGTGGCACCAGGTCAGCGGCCCGCTGATTCAACTGAAGGACGCGGTCAACCCGCAGGATTTCGACCCATCGTCGACCCGCAGACGCTTCCGCGTGGGCATGAGCGATATCACGACAGACCTGATCTGGCTGCCCATGCGCAGAATGGTGGAGACGGAAGCGCCTAACATCGATCTGCATGCGGTCCCCGCCAATGGCAATAACTCGGAAAGCATCCTGACCAACGGCGAAGTGGATATTATCGTGGGAGTGATGCAGGAGTTCCGCACCTCGTTCCGCAACGACTTTCTGTTCGAAAGCGATTATGTTTGCGCCATGCGGAAAGACCATCCATTGGCCGCGGAGCCGCTGACGCTGGAGAAATATCTAAAGGCGGACCATTTGCTGGTGTCCCTCACTGGAGAAGCCACCGGCTTCGTTGATATTACGCTCAGCCAGCAAGGGTTGAGTCGTCGTGTGGCGATGACGGTGAATCATTTCGCTTCCGTGCCGGCGTTGCTGGAAGGCAGCGACCTGATCTCCATCGTGCCCAATATGGTGATCGCCAAGGGCGCCAAATGCGGTTCGCTGCATGTCACCAAGCCGCCACTGGAAATACGCCCCACCCCTGTCTCCATGATCTGGCACGCCCGCCATGATCGCGATCCCGGCGTGTTATGGCTGAGAGAGAAGATCAAGTTTTTCACGATTGCCGAGTGGCTGAAATACCTGCCAAGCTGTTGTCCGCAGGTGTGTCATTTACATCCATGGGAGGATGTAACAGAGGAAGGGGAAGAAGCCACCATGGACTGA
- a CDS encoding DUF1439 domain-containing protein — translation MKKLFLPILVLMSLLSGCAALSPFSISEATLESYMQEQVSRYDRQQLESGSPLSLALDKVDVTLGPEGRDVAVLELNGEVAVNALMAKLPVGVFLKVEGAPYYNSQEKAVYIRRLRLLDSRIDSPYFKGDFKPVTDNAMRFLAQMLETMPVYRLDDANLAGQFMSLTNMDLKVAPGKLVFVPSDK, via the coding sequence ATGAAAAAACTGTTTTTACCGATTTTGGTTTTGATGTCTCTATTGAGTGGTTGTGCGGCGCTGTCGCCTTTCAGCATCAGCGAGGCCACACTGGAGAGTTACATGCAGGAGCAGGTGAGTCGCTATGACCGCCAGCAACTGGAATCCGGGTCGCCACTGTCATTGGCGCTCGACAAAGTGGATGTCACCCTGGGGCCGGAAGGCCGCGATGTAGCGGTGTTGGAGCTGAACGGCGAAGTCGCGGTCAACGCGCTGATGGCGAAACTGCCGGTGGGCGTTTTCCTGAAAGTGGAGGGCGCGCCCTATTACAACAGCCAGGAGAAGGCGGTGTATATCCGTCGTTTGCGGTTGCTGGACAGCCGTATCGATTCCCCTTACTTCAAAGGCGATTTCAAGCCCGTGACGGACAACGCCATGCGCTTTCTGGCGCAGATGCTGGAAACCATGCCAGTGTATCGTCTGGATGACGCCAATCTGGCGGGACAGTTCATGTCTCTGACCAATATGGATTTGAAAGTGGCGCCGGGCAAACTGGTGTTCGTGCCTTCCGATAAGTAA
- a CDS encoding GNAT family acetyltransferase, with protein MVTSNESELIIRTFQMKDEDEVVVLWEQCGLVRPWNDPRKDIHRKLKVDPGLFLVGEWRGRPAATVMGGYEGHRGWVNYLAVDPQHQGSGWGRALMDELQRRLLAMGCPKINLQIRKDNLAAIGFYTALGYLEDQSISMGKRLIPD; from the coding sequence ATGGTAACCAGTAATGAGTCTGAACTGATAATAAGAACTTTCCAGATGAAAGATGAAGACGAGGTCGTCGTTTTGTGGGAACAATGCGGCCTGGTGCGTCCCTGGAACGATCCGCGCAAGGACATTCATCGCAAACTTAAAGTCGATCCTGGTCTGTTTCTGGTGGGAGAGTGGCGGGGACGTCCGGCGGCGACCGTAATGGGCGGCTATGAGGGGCATCGTGGCTGGGTGAACTATTTGGCGGTGGATCCTCAACATCAGGGTTCGGGCTGGGGGCGCGCATTGATGGACGAGCTGCAGAGGCGTTTGCTGGCGATGGGGTGTCCGAAGATAAACTTACAGATTCGTAAGGATAATCTGGCCGCCATCGGGTTTTATACTGCCCTGGGCTATTTGGAAGATCAGTCCATCAGCATGGGCAAGCGCCTGATCCCGGACTGA
- a CDS encoding efflux RND transporter periplasmic adaptor subunit — translation MKFSRSLILYGAAVSAAVLLSACQPAEPPQQQGHAMAPPMVDVATVLSEPVTEWDEFTGRLEATQTVELRPRVSGYIDKVTFEEGARVNKGDLLFEIDPRSFQAEVNRLNADLTSAEARLDLAERDMKRAQSLKKQNAISVEQVDSRESQLSQARAQVQSTRAALESAKLSLSFTKVTAPISGRVSRAIITEGNYVQAGQSLLTTLVSTDKVYAYFDADERTYLKYREQTARGDRPSARDGDNPALMSLADEQDYAHTGYIDFLDNRVNPETGTIRGRAVFDNQHEEFTPGLFARVRIIASGRHEGILVNDRAINTDLSNKFVLVLGEDNKVNYRPVELGPKVDGLRLIRKGLQPGEKIVVNGLQRVRPGAEVTPQETAMVEPAALERFYAQQRIVEKYLTEQARLEAAQAAAPAKASPNAALEQPRG, via the coding sequence ATGAAATTTTCCAGATCTCTCATTCTATACGGAGCGGCAGTGTCGGCGGCAGTCCTGTTGAGCGCCTGCCAACCCGCTGAACCTCCGCAACAGCAAGGCCACGCTATGGCGCCGCCAATGGTGGACGTCGCGACTGTGCTAAGCGAGCCCGTTACGGAATGGGACGAATTCACCGGTCGCCTGGAGGCGACGCAAACCGTCGAATTACGCCCGCGCGTTTCAGGTTACATCGATAAAGTGACCTTCGAAGAAGGCGCTCGGGTCAACAAAGGCGATCTGTTGTTTGAAATCGATCCCCGCTCTTTTCAGGCGGAAGTGAATCGCTTGAATGCGGATCTGACCAGCGCTGAGGCGCGTTTAGATCTTGCTGAGCGCGACATGAAGCGGGCGCAAAGCCTGAAAAAGCAGAACGCGATTTCCGTGGAGCAGGTGGACAGCCGCGAGAGCCAGTTGAGTCAGGCGCGCGCACAAGTGCAGTCCACTCGGGCGGCCCTTGAGTCCGCCAAGTTAAGTCTGAGTTTCACCAAAGTGACGGCGCCGATTTCCGGTCGCGTCTCCCGCGCCATCATCACTGAAGGCAACTATGTCCAGGCCGGCCAGAGCCTGCTGACGACATTGGTGTCTACAGACAAGGTCTACGCCTATTTCGACGCCGATGAGCGCACCTATCTGAAGTATCGCGAGCAGACGGCGCGGGGCGATCGTCCCAGCGCCCGCGACGGCGATAATCCTGCATTGATGAGCTTGGCTGACGAGCAGGACTATGCGCACACCGGCTATATCGACTTTCTGGATAACCGGGTGAATCCGGAGACCGGCACCATACGGGGTCGTGCGGTGTTCGATAACCAGCACGAAGAGTTCACTCCCGGTCTGTTCGCCCGCGTCAGAATCATCGCCAGCGGCCGCCATGAAGGGATACTGGTTAACGACCGCGCCATCAATACGGATTTAAGCAACAAGTTCGTGTTGGTGCTCGGCGAAGACAACAAGGTGAACTATCGTCCAGTGGAGCTGGGCCCGAAAGTGGATGGTCTGCGTCTGATTCGCAAGGGGCTGCAACCCGGCGAGAAGATCGTGGTGAATGGCCTGCAACGAGTGCGTCCCGGCGCTGAAGTGACGCCCCAGGAAACCGCCATGGTGGAACCGGCTGCGCTGGAGCGTTTCTACGCGCAACAACGGATCGTGGAAAAGTATTTGACGGAGCAGGCCCGTCTGGAGGCGGCGCAGGCCGCTGCGCCAGCGAAAGCCTCTCCCAACGCCGCATTGGAACAGCCTCGCGGCTAG
- a CDS encoding trypsin-like serine protease has protein sequence MKLCKKPLLVGMMTGLTFAAANVYASGPDNIESYRSITAKIVGGEEASEGEFPFMVYLQYNGGQWCGASVVSDYYVLTAAHCTSGRSASSFKAVVGLHRQNDMSDAQVIQVTEVINHPGYNSNTMQNDIALLKVAQKIDEKYTRITLGAPNDIYDGLMTTVIGWGDTSEGGNSPNALQKVDVPVVSLDECRSAYGSSNIHDHNVCAGLKQGGKDSCQGDSGGPLFINQAGEFRQLGVVSWGDGCARPNKYGVYTAVPSFTSWINSHTGGDDGGDDGGDDGGDNGDAISLSNGKALTDLSGSAGSSKYYVLDVPTGASDISFKIEGGSGDADLYVKAGEKPTSSSYDCRPYKNGNNETCSDLPVKPGKYYVMLQGYSAYNGLSLTGSFSGGNDDGGDDGDSGEGNGVESGLSGGSGEWLHFSDVIPEGVSTLTVKISGGSGDADLYVRKGRQPSGSRFQCRPYKDGNNESCVIPNPSAGEWFMSLRGYTDFSGVTLEWSSQ, from the coding sequence ATGAAACTGTGCAAAAAACCCCTGCTTGTAGGGATGATGACCGGACTGACCTTCGCCGCCGCCAATGTCTACGCCAGCGGTCCCGACAATATTGAATCCTACCGCAGCATTACCGCGAAAATCGTGGGCGGAGAAGAAGCCTCTGAAGGCGAATTTCCGTTCATGGTGTACCTGCAGTACAACGGCGGACAATGGTGTGGCGCATCCGTAGTCAGCGACTACTACGTGCTCACCGCCGCACACTGTACATCCGGACGCTCCGCCAGCAGCTTCAAGGCGGTTGTCGGTCTGCATCGCCAGAACGACATGAGCGACGCCCAGGTCATTCAGGTGACGGAAGTCATCAACCATCCGGGCTACAACTCCAACACTATGCAAAACGATATTGCATTGTTGAAAGTCGCGCAGAAAATCGATGAGAAATATACCCGCATCACACTGGGCGCGCCCAACGATATCTATGACGGCCTCATGACCACGGTCATCGGCTGGGGGGATACGTCCGAAGGCGGCAATTCTCCCAATGCCCTGCAGAAAGTGGACGTGCCGGTCGTGTCTCTGGATGAATGTCGCAGCGCCTACGGCAGCAGCAATATTCATGATCATAACGTCTGCGCCGGCCTCAAGCAGGGCGGCAAGGATTCCTGTCAGGGCGACTCCGGCGGCCCATTGTTCATCAACCAGGCGGGCGAATTCCGTCAATTGGGCGTCGTCAGTTGGGGCGACGGATGCGCGAGGCCGAACAAGTACGGCGTCTACACAGCGGTGCCCAGTTTCACCAGCTGGATCAACTCTCATACCGGCGGGGATGACGGTGGCGACGACGGCGGCGATGATGGCGGAGACAACGGCGACGCCATCAGCCTGAGCAACGGCAAAGCCCTGACCGACCTGAGTGGATCCGCCGGCAGCTCGAAATACTATGTGCTGGATGTGCCCACTGGCGCCAGCGACATTTCCTTCAAGATTGAAGGCGGCTCCGGCGACGCCGACCTCTATGTGAAGGCGGGCGAGAAGCCGACTTCCTCCAGCTATGACTGCCGCCCCTACAAAAACGGCAATAATGAAACCTGCTCCGACCTGCCGGTTAAGCCAGGCAAATACTACGTTATGTTGCAGGGCTACAGCGCCTATAACGGTCTGAGCCTGACCGGTTCATTCAGCGGCGGTAATGATGACGGCGGCGACGATGGCGACAGCGGCGAAGGCAATGGCGTTGAAAGCGGTCTGAGCGGCGGTTCTGGCGAGTGGCTGCATTTCAGCGACGTCATTCCAGAGGGCGTATCCACACTGACCGTTAAGATCTCCGGCGGCAGCGGCGACGCAGACCTTTACGTGCGTAAGGGCAGACAACCCAGCGGCAGTCGTTTCCAGTGTCGTCCTTATAAAGACGGCAACAACGAGTCCTGCGTCATTCCTAACCCTTCAGCCGGCGAATGGTTCATGAGCCTGCGCGGTTATACCGATTTCAGCGGCGTCACTCTGGAGTGGTCCTCTCAGTAA
- a CDS encoding DUF1439 domain-containing protein: MQNLRLAWTYKISRSIVRALAYRLALSELDLQRYLTAHFPIETRKYLLGVRLHDPWVRLDDARNRIAVGARVELQLPGGFISTGIVEMEGVLSYSQQEGAFYLFDPQITDLQLHPIPGRYLKPARAAVRIALSRYVAGAPVFQFRMDSLRHRLARALVKNVEVRRGKLRVRFRASRQNYET, translated from the coding sequence ATGCAAAATTTAAGGCTCGCGTGGACTTATAAAATCAGTCGCAGCATCGTCAGAGCGCTGGCTTACAGGCTGGCCTTGTCCGAACTGGATTTACAGCGCTATCTCACTGCGCACTTTCCTATTGAAACCAGAAAATACCTGTTGGGGGTCCGGCTGCATGATCCCTGGGTGCGCCTGGACGACGCCCGCAATCGCATCGCCGTCGGAGCCAGGGTGGAGTTGCAGCTTCCCGGCGGCTTTATCTCCACCGGCATCGTGGAAATGGAGGGCGTTCTCTCCTATTCTCAGCAGGAAGGAGCGTTTTATCTCTTCGACCCGCAAATCACCGATCTACAACTCCATCCCATCCCCGGCCGCTACCTGAAACCGGCCCGCGCCGCCGTGCGTATTGCACTATCCCGTTATGTCGCCGGCGCCCCTGTCTTCCAGTTCCGCATGGACAGCCTGCGCCACCGACTGGCGCGCGCGCTGGTGAAGAACGTAGAGGTGCGTCGCGGCAAGCTGCGCGTGCGCTTCCGGGCCTCACGACAAAACTACGAGACCTGA